In the genome of Eschrichtius robustus isolate mEscRob2 chromosome 2, mEscRob2.pri, whole genome shotgun sequence, the window TCTTAACACAATGACATTCAGCAAATTTGagttaaaaaattaagtataaaagTCTAGGACTTCTTGATCTGTGGCTTAATAACATCTAGAAAAAAACAGAtgtgaattttagtttttaatccatCATAAAAAAGTTATATGATGCAGCTGCTAAAGAACCGGAAGCAATTTTAGACTCTATTACTTGATATGTAGTATTTAGAATGAAAGGGCTAGATCTCCTCTTCTTGGATATGATTTGCCCAATCTGGAGTATGACTTTAAGATCTGAGGGGTACActtgaagaagaaatagaataagATTTTAGAAAGaggtaattttagaaaaattggtACATAGTTATAAAAAGTAGTAAGTAAACGTAGCATAGAGTTAACTAGTGTGAAGATTCATGAAAAAGGGTCTAtgacattttaaatgatattatatTATGGAGAAAAACTTGGTAgtacaaacttgagaaagaaattcTATAGTAGTGTGCTACTGGTAAGGTGTtcaagtaaaaaaagaaacaatgaatgaCATAGGCCAGGCCGCTATGTATCGAGATACATAGCCACTTAATTTACATGCCCAAAGCTTAGCTGgatatttaagaaacaaaattgagtgatACAGATCTCTACCCTCAAACAACTCCCACCCTGTTAGGCTTGATGTGAACCCTACATGAAGCTATTTTACAGGATGAAAATGTGCTTAACGTGATTGTCATGTCCAGTCTTTTAATTTAGTTCCCATAAGTACATAACATACTCCCAGGGAATAATCTTAAGCACTAAGAAAATCTTATTTAAAGTACAGTATCCTTTTGCTGACAAACTCTTTGGTGGGTATTCAGATTATTCTCCCGTTTGGCTTCAATATCTCTAATATGAACTTATGCATTATGGCTAGAAATCTCTTGAATTTACAGATTACGGCCAAGTTTGGTGGAAGAGCTTTATAATAACAGTCTTTGCAATAGATCCCAAGCAGAAATCAGAACGTTTTTGCACAGAGTCCACTTAAACTTGTACTTGCTCCTAATTAAAAGCTTGAAAATACTTGAATTAGGAGACACTATGGAAAATGCCATAAACTGgcaaaatgaaatattagaaagGAAAGGTTCTGCTAAAGAGAAGTTTTGTTAATTCATGATTGTATTCACCTAGTAAtcttacacaaaagaaaaaagtcttgaGACTTTCTCATCTTTGGGATATCCACATATCCCAAGTATCTCCTAAATGTTGCTTTCCCACAGATCCCAGTTTATATGAGCAAATATTGCTTTCCCACAAACTCCAGTTTATGTCAGTAAATACCACTTTCCCACAAATCCCAGTTATGCCTAAAGATAGGGAGGCAGATGGTGGGACAAATTTTACTAGGAGAGTGCTATCCACTTATTCCTGAGActaattaaatctttttaaaataaacatcagTGGCAGTTTAAACAGAaacaggagaaaagggaagccaaaAGTCTGAGAAGTGTGTGAATGGGGGAGAGTTTTTGTCAGGATTTTCCATGCTGATTCTCAGTAtgtgttttcctttctccccACTTCCTAATCCACACCCACACATCCCATTGATCTCGGAGAGGCAGAAGTGAGTGATGGTGTGAAGCGAGACCTTAATTCCTTGCCCAGGAATTGAAcgtgggtagcctggatgaaaaccaggaatcctagctgcCACACCCCCTGGCTCTTGCTCCCAGTAAAAAACGCATTTCTCACAGaggcaaaactgtaaaaacaggtacaaagtttattattagagacacagcacaacaacaagtgggagatcacacagagaaacagtttgtttagttaagatagaaacaaggcagagatgcacacccGGAGAGCAAGGGTGTGGGCGCCCTCTTTAATGAGGAGGAGCACAGTAAAGGGGTGGTTAAGTCATCTATACAGGGCAggtcttctgggtctttgtttacctttggccaattatctggtttctttttccacacctgccctgccttaggaccctccccaacatgcGTGTGCAACAGCCCAGAGGCTATGGGATGgccttagcatcacatattatggggtggtgccccctcccttttgacccccaaggagccttcctAAGCATGTGCAATATTTCCCTTGCCCCCAGGATGGGAAATGTATGaactcttgatcttttaacagggtttagtcCCACTCGGTCCCTGCCATAAAAATGTCCAATGTCCAGTTATTTACCCTATTTCTGTTGCTGGTTTTTACATCAAGGTGCAGATCTCAAAATATAGACCGGAGTCAGGTCATAAATATGTAGTTCTGGAGCCCGTTTGTCTCTTGTATGTAATGTAAACAGGGGGCTGGTAATGAATGTccggcctggagcccatcttcttCTAACCCCAGGAAGTGTGAGCAGGAGGCTAGTTGTAAAtgtctagcctggagcccatctatctcctgcctcactaTCCTCCTAAACCCGGGATAATTAGAAGATTGATTGCAGGTGTAAAATTCACGGGCCTTCCAAAAGTTGAATACATCTCTCCAGGTGCATTTCATCTGCTGCTAATGGAAAAGGGAAAAGTATAACCTTTTACCCCAAAGCAGTTAGCTTGGTTAGCagcattaaattaaaatgagaaaatgcaaatcCTAATAATCTCTCACACTGAAGTAGAAAATCAGCTTTGGTTCTGAAATTTGGTGAGGaataaattcaatttttattagttatttcACATCCTAATGAGGATTCCCCAATGATGGCTATGCTTATGACTCTACCGAACAACATTTCAACGGGCTGACAGGTTTCTCGCTTTAATTTTATTCAAGACTTGGCgtcaatgatttttttggttCCTAATTCGGAAAGACAATCTAGTCAGGGACATTTACTATATACTTACATTGCCTTATGTGGCAGCCTGCCCTACTTCCTTGGAAGAAATAAGGAATGGGTTTGTGATGGTCAGAGGAGACTGGTTCTTAGTGGCACACTGAAGTTACCAATCCCACTTTTAGTCTTAAAACCAGAAAACTGGAGCTGCCTATCTACTCCTGCCCCCACCTCCATTTTaattgacaatttaaaaaattattagagaaatattcaAACATACACTAAAGTTGAGAGAATTGTGTAATTAACCCCATGTATCCTGTACTcagcttcaataattatcaaTACTTTTAGGCAGTTTTCTGACCAGGAAATATAATGCCCTGAAAGCTTCAATTCTTTATCTCTATTTGGCTTTTGTCTTTCAAATTTTGGTTCCTGGGGCTTTGGACACTGCAATTGTATTAAAAGAAGGATTTGAGTGAGGAATTTAGTGTTTAATGTCAATCTCTTTCTCAGCTctcctccctctttggagaaGCCACTGGTTATAGGGTGCTAGGCGGAATCTGGCAGTATTTATTGCGGCCAAGAGCTGTTTTTCATAAAACAGATCACTGTCTCGATTTCCGTGCAGAAGACCGGccaaaaaacaaagctggagaatTTATGGGTATCAAGCCAGTTCTTACCCCACCTCAGTGCTGTTTTCTAAACATTTACAGAGAGCAAATTTGCAGAACAGTTTTCTGGTCACACTCTGTAAAGTATCTCAGCACTTTCTCTCCCCTTCGCTTTGCACGTCCTGTTTGGGGATGAGTTGTCAATCTTTCTGAGTTTTTGGTGCTAACCTCCTCCCTCGCCCACAGCATCGGAGGCCGCTTGCAAAGCACTCCCAGTAGGGCCTCTGGGGTAAAGAGAAACTGCTGACCCGCAAGAAAGCGGAAACGTAGAACCGGAATTCCGCTCGCACATTTTTGTGTCTTGAAAAGTGAGAATCCCGGGGAAGCTTCCCAATCTGCCCCTCGCTGGCTTGGCAGCTCCCGGGATATAAGAAGGTGCAGGAAGAGACTTAAACCCGCAGCGGAGAGGCTGAGAATCCATCACGGAATGCATCCCAGCACTTGGTTTGTGGGCTCCTGTTTCCTTAAGCCTCGAAGGTGTCGTGGTTCACGGTCACGGTTCAGCCTCTCAGCGCCTCCGCCCCGCGGTTCCAGTCGGAGTTCCGCCCTCTCCGCGGGCACTGTAGGGAGTCGGTGGGTCCGAGCGCCCGGGACCCGACGCTCTGCTTTCAAGCAGTCGCGGAGAAACGCCAGCCGAGCTCAGCCCCAGTTATAAACTGTCTTCAGGTAGAGGTTGTAGACATTAAGACCTCAGCGGTCTCAGGGCGTTGTCCTAGGAAACGCCGTTTAAGGGAAGACGTGTTAGTTGTTGGGAGCGTCTTCCTTGCCCCGCCCCGCGCTCGCTGACAGGGCGCGGGGCGAGATCCCAGCTGGCAGGGAACCGAGACCGCGCCTCCCCAACGCCGGCGGTTTACCTCGTCTCTGCACCCCTAGGCGGCGCTGCACTTCTCCGCACCCGGCCCGCACCGCTTTCCCAGACGGCTGCCAAGCCTCCAGTCTAGCAAGCCTAGCTCGCAGCCGGCCGGCCCCGGGCAATTCCGGTATGCGGAAGGCGAACGTCGGCGGTCTCTGCACCTCCAGTCGGCAGCAGCGGCCGGTCGgccctcgtttttttttttttttttaaaccacggCTTGTGATCTCCGGGGGTCCGGAGCATGCTCCCGGGTCACCGCTGGTGGAACGAGGACGCCgagagggaaggaggatggtGGGCTGGAGGGTGGCGGTTCTATGTTTGTGGGTCTCCTGCGGCTCTGCAGCGGGACAGCTCGAATACTCCGTGTCGGAGGAGACCGAACGGGGCGTAGCCGTAGGCAATGTTGCCCAGGACTTGAGGCTGTCAGCGGCCGCTCTGTCCTTGCGGAACTTTCGCTTCCTTTCCAGCCACGGCGAGCCCTACTTCGAGGTCGATCTGGCCAGCGGAAGCTTGGTGGTCAGAGAGCCGGCGGATCGCGAACGGCTGTGCGGGGACAAAGCTGCCTGCGTCCTGACCTATGAGCTGGTGCTGGAGGACCCGCTGGAGCTGCACAAGATGCACGTTCACGTCCTGGACACCAACGACAACTCGCCTCACTTCCCTGCCGGCGACGTGCAGTTGCACATTCCCGAGTTCCTGATGCCCGGAGCCCGTTTTACTCTCCCTAATGCCCAAGATGCCGACGAGGGAAGCAATGGGGTGCTAAGCTACAGCCTGAGCCCCAGCCAGCACTTTCGCCTGGACATGGGGTCGCGGGTCGACGGCAGCGAATCCCCGGAGTTGGTATGGGAGAAAGCGCTGGATCGGGAGCAGCGTGCCACCCACCGGCTGGTGCTCACCGCCCGGGACGGCGGGCTGCCGGCGCGCTCCGAAGACGCACAAGTCACCGTCGTCGTGGTGGACACAAACGACAATGCACCTGTATTTGAGCGCTCAGTATACCGCACCAAGGTGCCAGAGACTGCACCCAACGGGACTGTGCTATTCCGAGTTCAAGCCTCGGACCCGGATGAAGGCTCCAATGGGGAAATCCGGTACTCCTTAAGCAATAGCACGCAGGCAAAGCTGCGACACCACTTTCACGTGCACCCTAGAAATGGGGAAGTGCGGGTAGCTGCTTCACTAGGTCCGCCTGAAGCGCTGTTGGAGGCATACATCGAGGCGAGGGATGAAGGCGCCTTCGGTCTAGCCAGCACCGCCAAACTGCTGGTGGAAGTGACTGATGTGAACGATCACGCTCCCGAGGTGAACCTCCTCACTTTCTCCAGTCCAGTTTCCGAGGACACCGCCGCTGGCACAGTGATTGCCCTCCTTAGTGTAAGGGATGAGGACCTTGGTCCCAATGATAAGGTCATTTGTAGCATGTCCACTGGAGGCCCTTTTAAGCTGAAGGCTTCCTTTGACAACTACTACAGCTTGCTGACTGATGGGCCGCTGGACCGGGAGCAGGTCAGTGAATACTAGGGCCTGATCACCGCCTTAGATGGTGGCTCGCCCCCACTTAGCACCCGCAGGACACTGACTGTGTCAGTTGCTGATGTGAACGACAATACACCAAGCTTTCCTCAACCGAAACAGGAACTTCTTGTGGCTGAAAACAGTGGCCCTGGGGCCTCCCTAGGACGTGTGTTTGCCCAGGACCCAGATCTGGGGAAGAATGGCATCGTCTTTTATGAGCTGTTGGATATTATCTCTGAAGGGCAGGCAGCCTCTAACTTGGTGGCAGTAGACTCCTCCAGTGGGGCTATCACTGCCAAAATTTCCTTTGACTTTGAGCAGCTCAGGGGGTGTCACTTCCAAGTGGAAGCCGAGGATGGTGGCATTCCTCCCAGAAGTGCAACAGTGACTGTGAACTTGTTTGTGGTAGACAGGAACGACAATGCTCCAGTCATCTTGTTTCCCTTGCCCAGAAATGGCTCTGTCCCAGTGGAAATTGTGCCCCGCTCTGCCAGAACAGGACGCTTGGTCACAAAAGTGGTAGCAGAAGATGCAGACAGTGGCTCCAATGCTTGGCTTTCCTACTACATCTCTCAGGCTTCTGACTCGAGCCTTTTTAGAATTTCAGCCAATATGGGAGAGCTCCATACTGCTCGCTTAGTTCTTCCCACTGATGCAGTTAAACAGAGGGTGGTGGTAGTGGTTCGGGACCATGGAGACCCATCCCTTTCCACCTCTGTCACACTGGGCGTTCTGTTGAGCAACTCTGCGCCTCGGGTCCTTCCAGGCTTTGAAGATGGCTGGGAAACAGGCGGGCACCTGTCCGCCCAGAACCTGTATTTAGTAATTGCCCtggcctgtgtttcctttttatttctggggTGCTTACTTTTCTTTGTGAGTAGCAAGTTGAGCCAGATCCCAGGTTGTTGCTCTCAGAGC includes:
- the PCDHAC1 gene encoding LOW QUALITY PROTEIN: protocadherin alpha-C1 (The sequence of the model RefSeq protein was modified relative to this genomic sequence to represent the inferred CDS: substituted 1 base at 1 genomic stop codon), producing MVGWRVAVLCLWVSCGSAAGQLEYSVSEETERGVAVGNVAQDLRLSAAALSLRNFRFLSSHGEPYFEVDLASGSLVVREPADRERLCGDKAACVLTYELVLEDPLELHKMHVHVLDTNDNSPHFPAGDVQLHIPEFLMPGARFTLPNAQDADEGSNGVLSYSLSPSQHFRLDMGSRVDGSESPELVWEKALDREQRATHRLVLTARDGGLPARSEDAQVTVVVVDTNDNAPVFERSVYRTKVPETAPNGTVLFRVQASDPDEGSNGEIRYSLSNSTQAKLRHHFHVHPRNGEVRVAASLGPPEALLEAYIEARDEGAFGLASTAKLLVEVTDVNDHAPEVNLLTFSSPVSEDTAAGTVIALLSVRDEDLGPNDKVICSMSTGGPFKLKASFDNYYSLLTDGPLDREQVSEYXGLITALDGGSPPLSTRRTLTVSVADVNDNTPSFPQPKQELLVAENSGPGASLGRVFAQDPDLGKNGIVFYELLDIISEGQAASNLVAVDSSSGAITAKISFDFEQLRGCHFQVEAEDGGIPPRSATVTVNLFVVDRNDNAPVILFPLPRNGSVPVEIVPRSARTGRLVTKVVAEDADSGSNAWLSYYISQASDSSLFRISANMGELHTARLVLPTDAVKQRVVVVVRDHGDPSLSTSVTLGVLLSNSAPRVLPGFEDGWETGGHLSAQNLYLVIALACVSFLFLGCLLFFVSSKLSQIPGCCSQSCCRSPEELRYGSKMASNPCVTSATIDVTTVERLSQTYLCRASLELGSDNNSLLLRGEYSAADLRNLASGVGLNVPISCIQTQNRKEDRANVNAMVSKFYGI